The Phragmites australis chromosome 13, lpPhrAust1.1, whole genome shotgun sequence DNA window tttgtaatttattttatattagcgTTTATATTagacctacaaaacctattGACAACGCAAGAAATATATCTTCAAAGAGGGGCAAAAAAGGGTGGCCAACGCCGAGGAAGCTTGGGGAAGAGAAAGACGTCTTTTATAGATAGTAGACTTATTAGTGTCGTCCCATAATACGAATTGGCACTAATACTCATTATTAGTGCCAACTCATGGTTACCAGTtgacactgaagtatcagtgccggttcaactcAGCTCGATCATTTATCATAACAGACATTGATGGGGTGGCATGAATGATTGTTTCTGTTGAAGTGAATTCAAATCAGTCGAAGTATATTTGGCACAAGATATTCATATGTGAAAGTATAAGCACAAGTTGAGGAGACTTGATACAAAGCATAGTGGGCATGTCGATGCGCTGCGCGCATGTGTGTGAtctattttggcaaaggtaTTTTATTATCATTTTTTGGGAACGGCTAAATATCTGTCGAATGAAAATTTGTCTCCAATCATGTGAATTTCGTACCATAGGATGTGCATGAAGATATGTGATGTGGCCTTCTTCTCCAGCGAGTTCTACAACTTCGACGAGCTCGGCTTAGAGTCTAGTGTTTgggggttagggttttggattCACCGTACTCCCGATTTAGGCTTTAGAGGGATGGCCAAGGAAGTCGGTTGGTCAAGCGGTGGTGGCAAGTAGCAGACGAGACTAGGTGTCACGCTCATGGTGGTCAGGGGAGGCGCCATCGGAATCGGTTGGGGTGGTGATAGAAGTGGGGGAGAATGGAAACGGGCGCAAAGGATGATGAGATGCGAGGGTGAGTGGCGGCGTGGGGGAAGGTGGGCGATGGAGATGGTGCCGACAAACTGCATCGGTGCTGGGGCCGACAACGAGGAGGGAGCATGAAAGTGACACGCATGGCAAGTGGTGGTGCCTTAGAGTCGCGGCGTCAGTATTGGGATAGGGTGGGTGGATGAGGTCGAAGTTAGCGTTAGGAGGTTCTTGTACCAAAGGATTGGCTCATCTAGAATGTTGGATAGATACCAAGGGTAAAAAACAAATGATTTTTTGGGTTGAAATCATgcataagaaaaataatgataccGTATGGTCATTTACCTAAATCTCTTGCCTAACATATAGCTGTATCCAAGACCAGCATAACTTCAGAATTTTCGAATCTTGTGCGAATTCGAAATCCGCCGTACGTACGTGCGTGCGTAGCAGTAAACGTAGCTTTGCCTTCGGGTATGCACGGACGTACGTACTTACCCCTAGTACTGAACCCGTTACTAATATGAAATCCCAAGAGCCTTGCCTTAAATACCGCAATCCGCATTGATTGCGCGCCCTGCTGCTAAGACGGACACGCGCGTTTTCTCGCCCGTTGATTCCGTGCCCCCTCCCTGCTTTCAAATTTCCATTCTCCCCCACTCAAGAGCAGAGAGAGTGTTCACCGGGGGGTAGGGAAGCACGGTTAGGAGGGAGCACACCGCCGCCCGCCGCGTCCTGTAGGAGGTCACCCGCAGCCGCTGCTCCGACCCTTCCAGGTGCATGCATCTTCTTTTTTGTGCTGCGTGTTCTACTTCTCTAGTAGAAGGTGGATCTGATTTGGAATGGCATCTTCCTATAGGACGGCAACATAGGCCGACATGCACGCGTGCTTTCACGGTGGTGGCAACAGCAGCAGGATCACCAAGTCCATCGGCATCATCAGGGACCTCACCAAGAGCGtatgcctgcctgcctgcctgccttccACATCTACGATTCCTGcttgcgtgcgtgcgtgtgtgtACAAATACCTGAATGTGCTATCTCGTGTGCAGATGAAGACTTTGTCCCTTAAGGCGAAGGTTGGGGGTGGTGGTGGGAGTCGCGCGCGGGCGagacggcggcgtcggcggccggCGGAGGATGAGGAGCTGCAGCTGCATGACAAGGAtgtcgcggcggcggcgtccgcCAAGATCGCGCCGGCGCAGCCGCAGGAAGCCGACGGCGGTGATCATAAGGATCATCACCagcacgaggaggaggagcacggaGGAGAGAAACACGAGCACTGCGACAAGTGCTGCTCCCCGTTGGACGacgacggcgccggcgaggaTGGGGAGGGGGCCGCAGCTACAGCGGGCACGAGCGACCGCGAGTGGGTGGCGGAGCCGGAGCCCGGGGTGCTCATGACGCTGGTGCCGCGCGCCGACGGCACCAACCACCTCCGCAGGATACAGTTCAGCAAGGAGCTCTTCGGCGACGCGTGGGAGGCGCAGAGCTGGTGGGAGGACAACTACGACCGCGTCGTCGAGCTCTACAGCATCGTCCAATCCGAGCACTcgcacgacgaggaggaggtggacgacgacgacgatccAGCGCCCGTAACCCCGTGCCAGTCCGAGGACGACGAGCACCAGCGGCAGGTACGCGATTCG harbors:
- the LOC133889753 gene encoding putative protein Brevis radix-like 5, with translation MHACFHGGGNSSRITKSIGIIRDLTKSMKTLSLKAKVGGGGGSRARARRRRRRPAEDEELQLHDKDVAAAASAKIAPAQPQEADGGDHKDHHQHEEEEHGGEKHEHCDKCCSPLDDDGAGEDGEGAAATAGTSDREWVAEPEPGVLMTLVPRADGTNHLRRIQFSKELFGDAWEAQSWWEDNYDRVVELYSIVQSEHSHDEEEVDDDDDPAPVTPCQSEDDEHQRQSGTGSLEYLASCSASASGGSTSNFSGPSSGSGGGSANTVDSPILGLITEAISSTEAAQAHHSQTTRQVTLTEEVDTCSSI